The DNA window TTCGGCGAAGGGCCTCGCCGAGATTACGGCAACCACAGACAAATGGGATACGGAAATTGTGCTTATTGATGTGGTTTTCCTCATCGGCGAGAGTGAGAACTTCGCTCTCATCGACATAATCAACTCCGATTGCTTCGAGGATCTGGGCTTCAACGAAATGACCAATTCGAGCCTTGGCCATGACAGGGATTGTTACTGCCTGTTTGATTTCTTTGATAAGTTGAGGATCGCTCATCCGGGCAACGCCGCCTTGGGCGCGGATGTCAGCAGGGACACGTTCGAGGGCCATGACGGCGCAGGCGCCAGCTTCCTCGGCGATACGGGCCTGTTCGGCGTTGACTACATCCATGATTACGCCACCCCGGAGCATCTGGGCAAGCCCAACCTTGACAGAGAAGGGAGACTTGTTTGAGTTTTCAGTGATTGAACCATTTTCATAAAGTGCAACGACGGCGCTGCCAGACATGGTTGTGGGTTGTGGGTTGTGAGTGAGATATTTG is part of the Impatiens glandulifera chromosome 1, dImpGla2.1, whole genome shotgun sequence genome and encodes:
- the LOC124920831 gene encoding probable pyridoxal 5'-phosphate synthase subunit PDX1, with the protein product MSGSAVVALYENGSITENSNKSPFSVKVGLAQMLRGGVIMDVVNAEQARIAEEAGACAVMALERVPADIRAQGGVARMSDPQLIKEIKQAVTIPVMAKARIGHFVEAQILEAIGVDYVDESEVLTLADEENHINKHNFRIPFVCGCRNLGEALRRMREGAAMIRTKGEAGTGNIVEAVRHVRSVMGEIRTLRNMDDVEVFAFAKKIAAPYDLVMQTKQLGRLPVVQFAAGGVATPADAALMMQLGCDGVFVGSGVFKSGDPARRARAIVQAVTHYSDPELLAEVSCGLGEAMVGINLNDAKVERYANRSE